The Arachis hypogaea cultivar Tifrunner chromosome 16, arahy.Tifrunner.gnm2.J5K5, whole genome shotgun sequence genome contains a region encoding:
- the LOC112758045 gene encoding protein NRT1/ PTR FAMILY 5.2, translated as MGVLLSEEKGEDYTEDGTVDLKGRPVLRSKTGRWKACSFIVGYEMVERMAYYGIASNLVVYLTKELHEGTVKSSKNVTNWVGVVWLMPAIGAYIADAYLGRYWTFLISSAIYLLGMCLLTLAVSLPALKPPRCPQDKDCQKATLLQVGLFFLGLYIIAVGTGGTKPNISTMGADQFDKFEPKEKAQKISFFNWWVTFILIGTIFSNTMLVYIQDNVGWALGYGIPTGGLLFSILVFLFGTPFYRHKSPSGSPLTRMLQVIVAAVRKWKLVVPDDPKELHELSVEEYAINGRNRIYHSPSLSFLDKAAIKTKQRRAWMLCTVTQVEETKQMMKMVPIMVTTCMPSTVIAQANTLFIKQGTTLDRSIGPNFKIPPACLTAFINIFMLLSVVTYDRILVPLVRRYTKNPRGITLLQRLGIGLVIHIVIMTTACLAEKKRLSVARQHNLLGQHDILPLSIFILLPQFALAGIADTFVDVAKLDLFYDQAPEGMKSLGTSYVFISFSIGTFFSSFLISTVADLTKRNNGQKGWILDNLNVSHLDYYYAFLAILSAINFLCFLVAAKFFVYNHDATQASLIGLEMENNNASSHDKMELNQSNTQNP; from the exons ATGGGAGTGTTGTTGagtgaagaaaaaggagaagattaCACTGAAGATGGCACAGTGGACCTCAAAGGTAGACCCGTTTTAAGGTCAAAGACTGGGAGATGGAAAGCTTGCTCCTTCATAGTAG ggtatgaaatggtggagaggatgGCATACTATGGGATAGCATCAAACTTAGTGGTGTACCTAACAAAGGAGCTGCATGAAGGGACCGTCAAATCTTCAAAAAATGTAACCAATTGGGTTGGAGTTGTATGGTTGATGCCAGCCATTGGTGCTTACATAGCCGATGCATACCTTGGTCGATATTGGACCTTTCTAATTTCATCTGCCATTTACCTCTTG GGAATGTGTTTGTTGACTCTAGCGGTTTCACTACCAGCACTAAAACCGCCACGATGTCCACAAGACAAAGATTGCCAGAAAGCAACATTATTGCAAGTGGGCCTATTCTTTTTGGGCCTATACATCATTGCAGTGGGCACAGGTGGCACTAAGCCCAACATTTCCACAATGGGCGCGGACCAATTTGATAAGTTTGAGCCCAAAGAAAAGGCCCAAAAGATCTCATTCTTCAATTGGTGGGTCACATTCATTTTAATTGGCACCATATTCTCAAACACTATGTTGGTATATATACAAGACAATGTAGGCTGGGCCCTTGGGTATGGGATCCCAACAGGTGGGCTTTTGTTCTCGATTTTGGTATTTTTGTTTGGGACTCCTTTTTATAGGCACAAGTCGCCATCTGGAAGCCCATTAACGAGGATGCTTCAAGTGATTGTTGCTGCTGTGAGAAAGTGGAAGCTTGTCGTCCCTGATGATCCAAAAGAACTACATGAGCTTAGTGTTGAGGAGTATGCAATTAATGGGAGGAACAGAATTTATCATAGCCCTTCATTAAG TTTCCTTGACAAAGCTGCAATAAAGACGAAGCAAAGACGGGCATGGATGCTATGCACAGTGACACAAGTGGAAGAAACAAAGCAGATGATGAAAATGGTTCCAATAATGGTGACAACATGCATGCCAAGCACAGTGATAGCACAAGCAAACACACTGTTCATCAAACAAGGCACCACTTTGGACAGAAGCATAGGACCCAATTTCAAGATCCCACCAGCATGTCTCACTGCATTCATCAACATATTCATGCTTCTCAGTGTTGTTACCTATGATCGTATCCTTGTTCCTCTTGTTAGGCGCTACACCAAGAACCCCAGAGGGATCACCTTACTTCAGAGACTTGGAATTGGACTTGTGATTCACATTGTTATAATGACTACTGCATGTTTGGCTGAGAAGAAGAGACTCAGTGTCGCAAGACAACACAACCTCTTGGGCCAGCATGACATCCTTCCTCTCTCTATTTTCATCTTGCTTCCCCAGTTTGCATTGGCAG GAATTGCTGATACCTTTGTGGATGTTGCTAAGCTAGATTTGTTCTATGATCAAGCACCAGAAGGCATGAAAAGTTTAGGAACATCGTATGTTTTCATAAGCTTCAGCATTGGAACGTTTTTCAGTAGTTTCCTTATATCAACAGTTGCTGATCTCACCAAGAGAAACAATGGTCAAAAGGGTTGGATTTTGGATAATCTGAATGTCTCTCATTTGGATTATTATTATGCATTCTTGGCCATTCTTAGTGCTATCAATTTCCTTTGCTTTTTGGTGGCTGCAAAGTTCTTTGTCTATAACCATGATGCAACACAAGCCTCACTAATTGGCTTGGAGATGGAAAATAATAATGCTTCATCACATGACAAAATGGAACTAAATCAAAGTAATACCCAAAATCCTTAG